The following are encoded together in the Xanthomonas vesicatoria ATCC 35937 genome:
- a CDS encoding dicarboxylate/amino acid:cation symporter: MHISKPVGPMPAPVPFYRQLYFQVVVAIVLGALLGHFEPAFAESLKPLGDAFIKLVKMIIAPVIFLTIVTGIAGMTHLKTVGRVFGKAMAYFLFFSTLALVVGLIVAHVVQPGAGMNINPADLDQSAVKSYVEKSHDLTLVGFLMDIIPNSLIGAFTGDQIVNGKLTGPNILQVLFVAVLFGVSLALVGERGKPVLNLLEALIAPVFKLVHILMRAAPIGAFGAIAFTIGKYGVESLVNLAWLVGSFYLTSLLFVLVILGVVCRLCGFSVLKLIRYLKAELLLVLGTSSSESALPSLMEKMEKAGCEKSVVGLVVPTGYSFNLDGTNIYMTLAALFIAQATNTELTLGHQIALLAVAMLSSKGAAGVTGAGFITLAATLAVVPEVPVAGMALILGVDRFMSECRSLTNFIGNAVATVVVSRWENALDRDRLTLVLDGGEPPLQAPVGAPGAAPASLR; the protein is encoded by the coding sequence ATGCACATCAGCAAGCCTGTCGGACCGATGCCGGCGCCCGTGCCCTTCTATCGTCAACTGTACTTCCAGGTGGTGGTGGCGATCGTTCTTGGTGCCCTGCTGGGCCATTTCGAGCCGGCCTTTGCCGAAAGCCTCAAGCCGCTGGGCGATGCCTTCATCAAGCTGGTGAAGATGATCATCGCCCCGGTGATCTTCCTGACCATCGTCACCGGTATCGCCGGCATGACCCACCTCAAGACGGTGGGACGGGTGTTCGGCAAGGCAATGGCCTACTTCCTGTTCTTCTCCACGCTGGCCCTGGTGGTGGGTCTGATCGTGGCGCACGTGGTGCAGCCCGGCGCCGGCATGAACATCAATCCTGCCGACCTGGACCAGAGCGCGGTCAAGAGCTATGTCGAGAAGTCGCATGACCTGACCCTGGTCGGCTTCCTGATGGACATCATCCCCAACTCGCTGATCGGCGCCTTCACCGGCGACCAGATCGTCAACGGCAAGTTGACCGGGCCGAACATCCTGCAGGTGCTGTTCGTGGCGGTGTTGTTCGGCGTGTCGCTGGCGCTGGTGGGCGAACGCGGCAAGCCGGTGCTGAACCTGCTGGAAGCCCTGATCGCTCCGGTGTTCAAGCTGGTCCACATCCTGATGCGCGCCGCGCCGATCGGTGCGTTCGGCGCAATCGCCTTCACCATCGGCAAGTACGGGGTGGAATCGCTGGTCAACCTGGCCTGGCTGGTGGGCTCGTTTTACCTGACTTCGTTGCTGTTCGTGCTGGTGATCCTGGGCGTGGTGTGCCGGCTGTGCGGGTTTTCGGTACTCAAGCTGATCCGTTACCTCAAGGCCGAATTGCTGTTGGTGCTGGGCACGTCCTCGTCGGAATCGGCGCTGCCGTCGCTGATGGAAAAGATGGAAAAGGCCGGCTGCGAGAAGTCGGTGGTGGGTCTGGTGGTGCCGACCGGTTATTCGTTCAACCTGGATGGCACCAACATCTACATGACCCTGGCAGCGCTGTTCATCGCCCAGGCCACCAACACCGAGCTGACCCTGGGTCACCAGATCGCGCTGCTGGCGGTGGCCATGCTCAGCTCCAAGGGCGCTGCGGGCGTTACCGGTGCCGGCTTCATCACCCTGGCTGCCACGTTGGCCGTGGTGCCGGAAGTGCCGGTGGCCGGCATGGCGCTGATCTTGGGCGTAGACCGCTTCATGAGCGAGTGCCGCTCGCTAACCAACTTCATCGGCAATGCGGTCGCCACCGTGGTGGTCTCGCGTTGGGAAAATGCGCTGGATCGCGACCGCCTCACGCTGGTGCTGGATGGCGGGGAGCCGCCGCTGCAGGCGCCGGTGGGTGCACCGGGCGCTGCGCCGGCCAGCCTGCGCTGA